Proteins from one Pseudomonas sp. KBS0710 genomic window:
- a CDS encoding GlsB/YeaQ/YmgE family stress response membrane protein, whose protein sequence is MGIIGTIFIGLIVGLLARFLKPGDDSMGWIMTILLGIAGSLVATYGGQALGIYQAGQGAGFLGALIGAIVLLVIYGLLKKK, encoded by the coding sequence ATGGGTATCATCGGAACCATCTTTATCGGCTTGATCGTCGGCCTGCTGGCGCGTTTCCTCAAGCCTGGCGACGACAGCATGGGCTGGATCATGACCATCCTGCTGGGCATCGCAGGTTCCCTGGTCGCCACCTACGGTGGTCAGGCCCTGGGCATCTACCAGGCGGGTCAAGGCGCGGGCTTCCTCGGCGCGCTGATCGGCGCCATCGTGCTGCTGGTGATCTACGGCCTGCTGAAAAAGAAATGA
- a CDS encoding LysR substrate-binding domain-containing protein encodes MNLESKWLEDFSALAATRSFSQAAERRFVTQPAFSRRIRSLEAALGLTLVNRSRTPVELTAAGQLFLVTARTVVEQLGEVLRHLHHLEGGQGEVMQVAAAHSLALGFFPRWIAQLRNEGLNIATRLVATNVGDAVHALREGGCDLMLAFYDPDAAMQMDAEIFPSLHLGNTEMLPVCAADADGKPLFDLEGEGSVPLLAYSAGAFLGRSVNLLLRQRALRFTTIYETAMADSLKSMALEGLGIAWVPQLSVRAELARGELVVCGGQQWHVPLEIRLYRCALVRKANVRLLWRKLEGGAAQNT; translated from the coding sequence ATGAACCTTGAGAGCAAATGGCTGGAAGACTTCAGCGCCCTGGCGGCCACCCGCAGCTTTTCCCAGGCGGCGGAGCGGCGCTTTGTGACCCAGCCGGCGTTCAGCCGGCGCATCCGCAGCCTGGAAGCCGCGTTGGGCCTGACCCTGGTCAACCGCTCGCGCACGCCAGTCGAGCTGACGGCGGCGGGGCAGTTGTTCCTGGTCACCGCGCGCACGGTGGTCGAACAGCTCGGTGAAGTGCTGCGCCATTTGCATCATCTGGAAGGCGGGCAAGGCGAAGTCATGCAAGTGGCCGCCGCCCACTCCCTGGCATTGGGCTTCTTCCCGCGCTGGATCGCGCAACTGCGCAATGAGGGCTTGAACATCGCCACGCGCTTGGTTGCTACCAACGTTGGCGACGCGGTTCACGCATTGCGTGAGGGCGGCTGCGACCTGATGCTGGCGTTCTACGACCCGGATGCGGCGATGCAGATGGACGCGGAAATCTTCCCGTCGCTGCACCTGGGCAACACCGAGATGCTCCCGGTGTGCGCCGCCGATGCCGATGGCAAGCCTTTGTTCGACCTGGAAGGTGAGGGCAGTGTGCCGTTGCTGGCCTACAGTGCCGGTGCGTTTCTTGGACGCTCAGTGAACCTGCTGTTGCGACAGCGCGCCCTGCGTTTCACCACCATTTACGAAACTGCCATGGCAGACAGTCTCAAGAGCATGGCCCTGGAAGGCCTGGGCATTGCCTGGGTGCCGCAGTTGAGCGTGCGTGCCGAACTGGCGCGCGGCGAACTGGTGGTGTGCGGCGGCCAGCAGTGGCACGTGCCGCTGGAGATTCGTCTGTATCGCTGTGCGCTGGTGCGCAAGGCGAATGTGCGGTTGCTGTGGCGCAAGCTTGAAGGCGGGGCTGCACAAAACACCTGA
- the aspA gene encoding aspartate ammonia-lyase has product MSSAASFRTEKDLLGVLEVPAQAYYGIQTLRAVNNFRLSGVPISHYPKLVVGLAMVKQAAADANRELGQLSEAKHAAISEACARLIRGDFHEEFVVDMIQGGAGTSTNMNANEVIANIALEAMGHNKGEYQYLHPNNDVNMAQSTNDAYPTAIRLGLLLGHDALLASLDSLIQAFAAKGVEFGHVLKMGRTQLQDAVPMTLGQEFRAFATTLGEDLARLKTLAPELLTEVNLGGTAIGTGINADPRYQALAVQRLALISGQPLVPAADLIEATSDMGAFVLFSGMLKRTAVKLSKICNDLRLLSSGPRTGINEINLPARQPGSSIMPGKVNPVIPEAVNQVAFQVIGNDLALTMAAEGGQLQLNVMEPLIAFKIFDSIRLLQRAMDMLREHCIVGITANEARCRELVEHSIGLVTALNPYIGYENATRIARIALESGRGVLELVREEGLLDDAMLDDILRPENMIAPRLVPLKA; this is encoded by the coding sequence ATGTCCTCCGCTGCATCATTCCGCACAGAAAAAGACCTGCTTGGCGTACTCGAAGTACCAGCTCAAGCGTATTACGGCATCCAGACCCTGCGAGCGGTGAATAACTTCCGCCTCTCGGGCGTTCCGATTTCGCATTACCCGAAATTGGTGGTCGGCCTGGCAATGGTCAAGCAAGCAGCCGCTGACGCCAACCGCGAGTTGGGCCAGCTCAGCGAAGCCAAGCACGCTGCTATCAGCGAAGCCTGTGCCCGTCTGATCCGCGGCGATTTCCACGAAGAGTTCGTGGTGGACATGATTCAAGGCGGCGCTGGCACCTCAACCAACATGAATGCCAACGAAGTCATCGCCAACATCGCGTTGGAGGCCATGGGCCACAACAAGGGCGAGTACCAGTACCTGCACCCTAACAACGACGTGAACATGGCGCAGTCGACCAACGACGCCTACCCGACCGCGATCCGCCTGGGTCTGCTGCTGGGCCATGACGCGCTGCTGGCCAGCCTCGACAGCCTGATCCAGGCGTTCGCCGCCAAAGGCGTCGAGTTCGGCCACGTGCTGAAAATGGGCCGCACCCAATTGCAAGACGCCGTGCCGATGACCCTCGGCCAGGAATTCCGCGCCTTCGCCACCACCCTGGGTGAAGACCTGGCGCGCCTGAAAACCCTGGCGCCAGAGCTGCTGACCGAAGTAAACCTGGGCGGCACCGCCATCGGCACCGGCATCAACGCCGACCCGCGCTACCAGGCCCTGGCCGTACAACGCCTGGCGCTGATCAGCGGCCAGCCGCTGGTTCCGGCTGCCGACTTGATCGAAGCCACCTCCGACATGGGCGCTTTCGTGCTGTTCTCCGGCATGCTCAAGCGTACGGCGGTGAAGCTGTCGAAGATCTGCAACGACCTGCGCCTGCTGTCCAGCGGCCCACGCACCGGCATCAACGAGATCAACCTGCCGGCACGCCAGCCAGGCAGCTCGATCATGCCCGGCAAGGTCAACCCGGTGATCCCGGAAGCCGTGAACCAGGTAGCGTTCCAAGTCATCGGCAACGACCTGGCGCTGACCATGGCAGCCGAAGGCGGCCAACTGCAGTTGAACGTGATGGAGCCGCTGATCGCTTTCAAGATCTTCGACTCGATCCGCCTGCTGCAACGCGCCATGGACATGCTGCGCGAACACTGCATCGTCGGCATCACCGCCAACGAAGCACGCTGCCGCGAACTGGTGGAACACTCCATCGGCCTGGTCACCGCGCTGAACCCGTACATCGGCTATGAAAACGCCACCCGCATTGCGCGTATCGCCCTCGAAAGCGGCCGCGGCGTGCTGGAACTGGTGCGCGAAGAAGGCTTGCTCGACGACGCCATGCTCGACGACATCCTGCGCCCCGAAAACATGATTGCCCCACGCTTGGTCCCGCTGAAGGCCTAA
- a CDS encoding DUF3299 domain-containing protein: protein MRRLLFTLLLLGSGLAHAGELPETDWLELMPLSDQKALEAMPEIDHNSPEAQGTFTDKGGLKQSKGLPAVMYSTKTVAAMNGKNIRIGGYPVPLETDAKGRSTLFFLVPYPGACIHVPPPPPNQLVLVRYPKGLKLDDIYTPLWVTGTLKVEKVNNDLADAAYALDAGKVRVVKESDL from the coding sequence ATGCGCCGTCTTTTATTCACACTCCTCCTGTTGGGCTCTGGCCTGGCGCACGCCGGCGAACTGCCGGAAACCGATTGGCTCGAGCTGATGCCGCTTTCAGACCAGAAAGCCCTCGAAGCCATGCCCGAGATCGACCACAACTCCCCCGAAGCCCAAGGCACGTTCACCGACAAAGGTGGCTTGAAGCAAAGCAAAGGCTTGCCGGCGGTGATGTACTCGACCAAGACCGTGGCCGCCATGAACGGCAAGAACATTCGCATCGGCGGCTACCCGGTGCCGTTGGAAACTGACGCCAAGGGCCGCAGCACGCTGTTTTTCCTGGTGCCGTACCCAGGCGCCTGCATCCACGTGCCGCCACCGCCGCCTAACCAGTTGGTGCTGGTGCGTTATCCCAAGGGGCTGAAGCTGGATGATATCTACACGCCACTGTGGGTGACGGGCACATTGAAGGTGGAGAAAGTCAACAATGACCTGGCGGACGCGGCGTATGCGCTGGATGCGGGGAAGGTCAGGGTAGTGAAAGAGTCCGATCTCTAG
- a CDS encoding 5-(carboxyamino)imidazole ribonucleotide synthase has translation MKIGVIGGGQLGRMLALAGTPLGMNFAFLDPAPDACAAALGEHLRADYSDPDHLRQLADEVDLVTFEFESVPAETVAFLSQFVPVYPSAEALRIARDRWFEKSMFKDLGIPTPAFADIQSQADLEAAVASIGLPAVLKTRTLGYDGKGQKVLRTAADVVGTFAELGSVACLLEGFVPFTGEVSLIAVRARDGETRFYPLVHNTHDSGILKLSVASTDHPLQALAEDYSSRVLKQLDYVGVMAFEFFEVDGGLKANEIAPRVHNSGHWTTEGAECSQFENHLRAVAGLPLGSTAKVGESAMLNFIGVVPPVEKVIAIDDCHLHHYGKAFKLGRKVGHANLRCKDRATLEAQILKVEALIAEQ, from the coding sequence ATGAAAATCGGTGTAATCGGTGGCGGCCAACTGGGTCGCATGCTGGCCTTGGCGGGCACCCCGCTGGGGATGAACTTCGCTTTCCTGGACCCGGCGCCCGACGCCTGCGCGGCGGCCTTGGGTGAACACCTGCGCGCTGACTACAGCGACCCCGACCATCTGCGCCAACTGGCCGATGAAGTCGACCTGGTGACCTTCGAATTCGAAAGCGTCCCGGCCGAAACCGTGGCCTTCCTGTCGCAGTTCGTGCCGGTGTACCCGAGCGCCGAAGCCTTGCGCATCGCTCGCGACCGCTGGTTCGAGAAGAGCATGTTCAAGGACCTGGGCATTCCGACCCCGGCCTTCGCCGATATCCAGTCCCAAGCGGACCTGGAAGCGGCCGTCGCCAGCATCGGCCTGCCGGCCGTGCTTAAAACCCGCACATTGGGTTATGACGGCAAGGGCCAGAAAGTCCTGCGCACCGCTGCCGATGTGGTTGGTACTTTTGCCGAACTGGGCAGCGTTGCCTGCCTGCTGGAAGGCTTCGTGCCGTTCACCGGTGAAGTGTCGCTGATCGCCGTGCGCGCCCGCGATGGCGAGACCCGCTTCTACCCGTTGGTGCACAATACCCACGACAGCGGCATCCTCAAGCTGTCCGTGGCCAGCACCGACCACCCGTTGCAGGCCCTGGCCGAAGACTATTCCAGCCGTGTGCTCAAGCAGCTGGATTATGTCGGCGTGATGGCGTTCGAGTTCTTTGAAGTCGACGGCGGCCTCAAGGCCAACGAAATCGCCCCGCGCGTACATAACTCCGGGCACTGGACCACCGAAGGCGCCGAGTGCAGCCAGTTCGAAAACCACCTGCGGGCGGTGGCAGGCTTGCCGTTGGGCTCCACGGCCAAGGTTGGCGAGAGCGCGATGCTCAACTTTATCGGCGTCGTACCGCCGGTGGAAAAAGTCATCGCCATTGATGACTGCCACCTGCATCACTACGGCAAGGCGTTCAAGCTCGGGCGCAAGGTCGGCCACGCCAACCTGCGTTGCAAGGACCGTGCGACCCTTGAAGCGCAGATCCTCAAGGTCGAAGCGTTGATCGCCGAGCAATAA
- a CDS encoding acyl-CoA thioesterase, whose product MIEFEQEDPIPQGDLALQITALPRETNGFGDIFGGWLVAQMDLAGTAMASKVAGGRVATVAIDRMAFLVPVAVGAQLSFYTQALEIGRSSIQMMVEVWSDDPLSSEWRKVTEAVFVFVAIDGSGRTRSVPSRAR is encoded by the coding sequence ATGATCGAATTCGAACAAGAAGATCCTATCCCGCAAGGCGATCTCGCCTTGCAAATCACCGCACTGCCGCGTGAAACCAACGGATTTGGCGATATCTTCGGCGGCTGGCTGGTCGCGCAGATGGACCTGGCCGGCACGGCCATGGCCAGCAAGGTCGCCGGCGGCCGCGTGGCTACCGTGGCCATTGATCGCATGGCGTTCCTGGTGCCGGTGGCGGTGGGCGCGCAGCTCTCCTTCTATACCCAGGCCCTGGAAATCGGCCGTAGCTCGATCCAGATGATGGTCGAAGTGTGGAGCGACGACCCGCTGTCCAGTGAATGGCGCAAAGTCACCGAGGCGGTGTTTGTGTTTGTCGCCATCGATGGTAGCGGCCGCACGCGTTCGGTGCCTTCACGCGCGCGTTAA
- the purE gene encoding 5-(carboxyamino)imidazole ribonucleotide mutase: MSALVGVIMGSKSDWSTLSHTADMLEKLGIPYEVKVVSAHRTPDLLFQYADEAESRGIEVIIAGAGGAAHLPGMCAAKTHLPVLGVPVQSSMLSGVDSLLSIVQMPAGIPVATLAIGKAGAINAALLSASILGAKHPQFHAVLKKFRAEQTDSVLDNPDPRIA; the protein is encoded by the coding sequence ATGAGTGCATTGGTTGGCGTGATCATGGGCTCCAAGTCCGATTGGTCCACCCTTAGCCACACCGCCGATATGCTGGAAAAACTCGGCATTCCGTATGAAGTGAAAGTGGTCTCTGCCCACCGCACCCCGGATTTGCTGTTCCAGTATGCCGATGAAGCAGAATCCCGTGGCATCGAGGTGATCATCGCCGGTGCCGGTGGTGCGGCGCACCTGCCAGGCATGTGTGCGGCCAAGACCCACCTGCCGGTGCTCGGTGTGCCGGTGCAGTCGTCGATGCTCTCGGGCGTGGATTCGCTGTTGTCCATCGTGCAGATGCCGGCCGGTATTCCGGTGGCCACCCTGGCGATCGGCAAGGCCGGCGCGATCAACGCCGCGTTGCTGTCCGCCAGCATCCTGGGCGCCAAGCACCCGCAGTTTCACGCGGTGCTGAAAAAATTCCGTGCTGAGCAGACAGACAGCGTGCTGGACAACCCAGACCCACGTATCGCCTGA
- a CDS encoding MFS transporter has protein sequence MSSVPASSAQPSRPLTRNDYKTLSLSALGGALEFYDFIIFVFFATVVGKLFFPVDMPEWLRMMQTFGIFAAGYLARPLGGIIMAHFGDLLGRKKMFTLSIFMMAVPTLIMGLLPTYAQIGLWAPLLLLLMRVIQGAAIGGEVPGAWVFVSEHVPPRHIGYACGTLTSGLTAGILLGSLVATAINTLYTPEQVSDYAWRIPFLLGGVFGLMSVYLRRWLHETPIFAEMQQRKTLAAELPLRAVLRDHRGAIVLSMLLTWLLSAGVVVVILMTPTVLQTVYHFSPTVALQANSLAIVTLSLGCIASGALADRFGAGRVLVTGCALLLATSWTLYHSLMAHPDWLFPLYALTGLFVGTIGVVPYVMVKAFPPVVRFSGLSFSYNVAYAVFGGLTPLAVSLLMKESPMGPAYYVAVLCVMGMAVGGYLWKRGR, from the coding sequence ATGTCCTCCGTGCCTGCAAGCAGTGCGCAACCTTCGCGCCCGCTGACCCGCAACGACTACAAAACCCTGTCGCTGTCTGCCTTGGGCGGGGCGCTGGAGTTCTACGACTTCATCATCTTCGTGTTTTTCGCCACCGTGGTCGGGAAGCTGTTCTTCCCCGTCGACATGCCTGAATGGCTGCGCATGATGCAGACCTTCGGCATCTTCGCCGCCGGCTACCTGGCACGCCCGCTGGGCGGCATCATCATGGCGCACTTTGGTGACCTGCTGGGCCGCAAGAAAATGTTCACCCTGAGCATCTTCATGATGGCCGTGCCGACCCTGATCATGGGCCTGCTGCCGACCTACGCACAGATCGGCCTGTGGGCGCCGCTGCTGTTGCTGTTGATGCGCGTCATCCAGGGCGCCGCCATTGGCGGCGAAGTACCTGGCGCTTGGGTGTTCGTCTCCGAACACGTGCCGCCGCGCCACATCGGCTATGCCTGCGGCACCCTGACCAGCGGCCTTACCGCCGGTATTTTGCTGGGTTCGCTGGTGGCGACCGCCATCAACACTCTCTATACCCCGGAGCAGGTCTCGGATTACGCGTGGCGTATCCCGTTCCTGCTGGGCGGTGTGTTTGGCCTGATGTCGGTGTACTTGCGCCGTTGGCTGCATGAAACACCGATTTTCGCTGAGATGCAGCAGCGCAAAACCCTGGCTGCCGAACTGCCATTGCGCGCGGTACTGCGTGACCACCGTGGCGCCATTGTGCTGTCGATGCTGCTGACATGGCTGCTGTCGGCGGGTGTGGTTGTGGTCATCCTGATGACCCCGACCGTGCTGCAAACCGTCTACCACTTCAGCCCGACCGTGGCGTTGCAAGCCAATAGCCTGGCGATCGTTACGCTGAGCCTGGGCTGTATCGCTTCCGGCGCGCTGGCTGACCGTTTTGGTGCCGGTCGCGTTTTGGTCACCGGTTGCGCATTGCTGCTGGCCACCTCCTGGACGCTGTATCACAGCCTGATGGCCCACCCGGACTGGTTGTTCCCGTTGTACGCATTGACCGGCCTGTTCGTGGGCACCATCGGTGTAGTGCCTTACGTAATGGTGAAAGCCTTCCCGCCGGTGGTGCGTTTCAGCGGCTTATCGTTCTCCTACAACGTGGCCTATGCCGTATTCGGCGGCCTGACGCCATTGGCGGTATCGCTGCTGATGAAGGAAAGCCCGATGGGGCCTGCTTACTACGTGGCTGTCTTGTGTGTGATGGGGATGGCGGTGGGCGGCTACCTGTGGAAACGCGGGCGCTGA
- a CDS encoding D-hexose-6-phosphate mutarotase: MPVPHVESVKIDELDCWRIRHNGAELMVAQQGAHIFSYQRQGEQPLIWPNPEAVFKQGKGIRTGVPVCWPWFGVFDRNPQSVKAMRQSEQPAGAHGFVRTALWALAASELEGEALRVDLVLPVPEGGFPGWPHQVDLTLSLLLDDQLHIRLTSHNLGTDTVTLSQALHTYFAVSDVRKVQVEGLDGLAYIDTADGWAEKKQSGLLHFSAETDRIYLDTPAQLNIVDADWQRRLQLTSQGSNSTVIWNPWTERAKAFDDMADDGWQGMLCIETANVLDDVVSLAPGESHTLGVSITSIGL, from the coding sequence ATGCCTGTGCCCCACGTTGAAAGCGTAAAAATCGACGAGTTGGACTGCTGGCGCATTCGCCACAACGGCGCCGAACTGATGGTGGCCCAACAGGGCGCGCACATCTTCAGTTACCAGCGCCAGGGCGAACAGCCGCTGATCTGGCCGAACCCTGAAGCGGTGTTCAAGCAAGGCAAAGGCATTCGCACCGGTGTGCCGGTGTGCTGGCCGTGGTTTGGCGTATTTGATCGCAACCCGCAGAGCGTGAAAGCGATGCGCCAGAGCGAGCAACCGGCCGGTGCCCATGGTTTTGTGCGCACGGCATTGTGGGCGTTGGCGGCGAGCGAACTTGAGGGCGAAGCGCTACGGGTGGATTTGGTGTTGCCAGTTCCCGAGGGCGGCTTCCCCGGCTGGCCGCATCAGGTCGACCTGACACTGAGCCTGCTGCTGGACGACCAACTGCACATCCGCCTGACCAGCCACAACCTTGGCACCGACACCGTGACCCTCAGCCAGGCATTGCACACTTACTTTGCCGTGAGTGACGTGCGCAAGGTGCAAGTTGAAGGGTTGGATGGACTCGCGTATATCGACACCGCCGATGGCTGGGCCGAGAAGAAGCAATCCGGCCTGCTGCACTTCAGCGCCGAGACTGACCGCATCTACCTGGATACGCCGGCGCAGTTGAATATTGTCGATGCAGATTGGCAGCGCCGCCTCCAGCTCACCAGCCAGGGTTCGAACTCGACCGTGATCTGGAACCCATGGACCGAACGCGCCAAGGCGTTTGATGACATGGCCGATGATGGCTGGCAGGGCATGCTGTGCATCGAGACGGCGAATGTGCTGGATGATGTGGTGAGCTTGGCGCCGGGCGAAAGCCATACTTTGGGCGTGAGCATCACCAGTATCGGCCTGTAA